The nucleotide window agcatccagtcatcatttttcTCAGGGCATCCTTTAGCTCCTGGTTTCTCAGACTatagatgagggggttcagtgctgggggaatcACTGCATAAAGAATTGACACCACCAGgttcagggatggggaggagatggagggaggcttcaggtagacaaacatggcagtgctgacaaacagagagaccacggccaggtgagggaggcacgtggaaaaagctttgtgccgtccctgctcagaagggatcctcagcacagccctgaagatctgcacataggagaaaactatgaaaatgaaacatcccacaAATGGAAAAGCACTAACCACAAtaagcccaagttccctgaggtaggagtgtgagcacgagagcttgaggatctgtgggatttcacagaagaactggctcagggcattgccctggcataggggcagggaaaatgtattggctgtgtgcagcagagcattgagaaagccactggcccaggcagctgctgccatgtgggcacaagctctgctgcccaggagggtcccgtagtgcaggggtttgcagatggcaacgtagcggtcgtagcacatgatggtgaggagggaaaactctgttcccataagaaagaatagaaagaagagctgtgcagcacatcccatgtaggagatggttgtagtgtcccagagggagttgtgcatggctttggggacagtggtgcagatgcagcccaggtctgtgagggacaagttgagcaggaagaagtgcatgggggtgtgcaggtggtggtcgcaggctacggcgctgatgatgaggccgttgcccaggagggcagccagggagatgcccaggaagaaccacaagtgcaggagctgcagctgccgcgtgtctgccaatggcaggaggaggaactggctgatggagctgctgttgagcATGAGCTTCCCCTGGGTATAGCACCTGTCCTAGGAGAAAAATATAGTAACAAGTCACAGtacatgtttcagaaaaaacttcttctAGTCCTTATGTAACACCCTCAGGTCACCTCTTCTTTTTCACAAAAACGCTTTAGCTGGTCCATTTGAGGACTTCTGTTAAGGCCTGGATcagaaagctccagggaaaaAGGAGCTCTGCTGATGTTCTGGAAGACTCAGTTCTGTcctacaaaaataaacaaataggAACTGAGACTGATGTTAGTTTTAAGCCACCCATGGTGCTAAAAATATTCTCAACATTGTCACTCCCATTTCACcccaatgcagagcagagctgtgggggtatagttttgtttctttccttctatTTGCTCCAACACAAGGAGTGAAATTTTGGGGCAGGAATCCTTGGTATTTATACTTCTATCTAAGAGACAACCTGTGTGTCCTGTAAGGCAAAGAGATCATCCTTTCCTGCAATATATGGCAAGATCCATCAGCCCTGCTCTCAtctgcccaaggctgtcacctctctgATCTGCAGGGCAAAGGCACCCAGGAGTTCCCCTGAGGAGAAACTGgacactgctgagagctggtgaCTCCAGTTTCCACGTGCACATCTTCAAACTCCTCATCCTGTCTCATCCTACAGAAGAGAGAtatctcagctctcccctcccaccaggggcacagagggctcattgcagctgcctgcacacaccttgcagccccactgccatggcctcagtgctggggggctgtggggaacacagagctgcaatggcacagctctgcccctcaggaAGGCATCCTGCAGGACAACAGGATCATCCAGGGAAAGAACTGAATGTCCTAAAGATGTTACATCCTGACTGGAGAGTCCAGGAGACCCATTGcccagagctcccacctgagctgggagcaaaggcagcatgaagaggaagggaaaatagaGAAATTCCTCCACACTCCTATGGAGACCCTACAGAGACAATCAGATGGCCAAAGGGAAGGACTCTGCTGGGTGGTGGATGAGATCAGGGGCTTGTTCTGGGCAGaaatctgcagagcaggaaatgGCCCATAGCTGCTCTAGCCCCCCTGCcacagcatttcagcagcagctccctctcactccctgcccagggctctgctgcctggagctgtccctgccagcagctgcttccctggcagtgttcccagagcccatcccagccctgggtgctcagctatgctctgcagagccctcccagcacagggcactggccagggacagctctgcctgtgcaggctctgctggcagtgTCAAAGCAATCCTGAGGagaatggaaaagcagcactgatgaTGTGTGTACCTGGCAGATTTCTGATCCTCCCAGGTTTATTCATCAGTAGGTGTAAACGACTTGAAATGGAAGTGCCTCCtcctgaaatgagaaattaatttctactttttatggGTCAGATagcccacaaaaaaaaaaagtatgaacaGGATAATTCCCTTTGAAACAGCCTCTGCCTTTTTGTGCTTCTTGAAAAATATCCTGTGAAatctcctgcactgctgtccaGCTCTGAGCACCTTCAAACCGCAGAGAACCTTATTCACATAAGGACCCAGCTCTCAGCCATcgctccttccccacagcccttcgccccagccctgtgagcagctccccaggctggctgagagctgaccctggcaggcagcagagtccctgccccagcacagcaccctgggctgcaggaccctgctctgcaccacagccctgggcacccctggctgcaccccccgGCTCCACAGGTATTCCAAAGTGtcccccaacagccccctcctcacacatcccatcagctggggctgtgccagctttaggagatgcctccaggagctgcccctgcattgccctgcacccacagactcaccgtgtccagcactgcaaagatttctcctccatgagctctgagtcatcctcccaatgctgagcccctttaagctctgtctgtgccctgctggtgtccctgagctggcctggcagtgccctgagccctgctgggctgtgcacaggagctgctcctgggcagagctgtctctctgcagcgctgcccgcttgccaggagctccctgtgtgccaggagcccggcccagctcagcagcacagcaacagcccagggcatttaatggccctctgggggatttggtgctcagtccctgaacatcagaccctgaggaaagttaaagtgagattcaaactctaaagtttcttgtagtgctaataGGTCCCACTGAGCGACAAAACTGAGAACACATCcccagggtttttttggagcagaaacatggaggcagtgatgacaggtcagagaatcacaggatcatcaAGGTTGGGAGAAACCTTCAAGATCTTCTAGTCCAACTGTCATTCAGTACTCCCATAATCACCCCGAAATCATATTCCAAGTTCCCACATCCAAACACCACCTCAGCACTTGGAGATaccaccaccaccctgggcTACTTATTTCATTGCCTAAgtaccctttcagtgaaaaaaagtattatttaatatctaatctgaaccttgACCTATGCAATTCAagtctctttcctctttctgtccCTATAGGTTTGGCAGAAGCGAGGGAGAATCCCCTCACTAAGACCTCCTTTTGGGTGTTGGTAAAGGAGCAacaaggtcctccctgagcctcctcatCTCCAGACTGAAAAACGCCAGTTCCTCATCCAACATGTTTTCCAGACCCTTCCCTAGCTccgttcccttctctggacacactccagcttctcaatgtcctttttttcagtgaggggcccagaactggacacagcactaaAAGTGGGGCCTCATCAgtggccagggcagagggacagtcCTGCcgtggtcctgctggccacattattcCTCATACTAGCCAGgatgcctttggccttcttgtccACCTGGCCACATACCCAGCTGCTTTCAAGCAGCAGCCTCAAGTCTTTTCCTGATGAGCAGCTCTCAAACTACTCTGCTCACAGCCTGAAAcattccatggggttgttgtgactcaAGGACAGGATCTGACTCTTGACCTTATCAATCCAGCCTCTCCACATCCCTCTGTGGagccttcctgctctccagcacatCCACAATCACACCCACCTTGGTGTTGTCCACAACTTTTCTGAGGGTGCACTCCATCCCCTTTTCCAGATCATTAAAACAATGTcaaacaggaccagccccaacactgagccctggggaacaccactagtgaccagccccacatggatttagttccattcccaaccactctctgggaCATCAGCCAGTTTTTCATCCAacaaacagttccctcatcccagccatgagcagccagtttctgcaggagatgctgtgggaggtggtgccaaaggctgtactgaattccagagagacacatccaccccccttccctcatctcctgagtgggTCATTTTGTAATAGACGGGGATCAGTTTGGTCatgcaggacctgcctttcccaaacccacactgaCTGTCCCTAATCCCCTGGTTTGcctgtttgtgctgtgtgatggcactcaggatgatctgctccatggacttccctggcaccaaggtcaggcctgacaggcctggagttgtccagatcctcctcctggccctgcctgtaAATCACagtttctgatttcttttcagcttggacttctccagttcaccaggactgctgggcaatgagtgaaagtggcttggccagctcgttttccagctccttcagtACCCTCAGGTGCATCTCATGTGGGCCCAGGGACTTCTGGGGGCCTCATTGACACAGCAGGTCACTGACCAATTCTCCCTGGGTTATGGGGGCTTCACTCAGCTCCCCATCACcaccttccagccctgggatctgggtATCCTGAGAACAACTGTATTTGTTGTTAAAGAAAGAGGCAAAGAGGGCATTAATTTCCTCAgccatttcctcctgccctgacccagtgctgcctctgcatccagcaaaggatggagactctcctgagccctccttttgctgcccatggatttagagacacattttttgttgtctttattTGCAGTGGACAAACTATTTCCCTGTTTGTATCTGCCCCTTCATATTTTCCCCCAACATAACCTCACAATACCCCTGTAGTCCCCCGGGTATTCTGTCCCTCCTTCCATTGTcttatttttccccctgagTTCCAAACTAAGTTGTTGGTTTAACCAAGCCCCCTTGCTTGTTTTAGGGCACAGCCTGATCCTGGAGCTtaatatttccttcttaaagcaggtccagccttcctggactcCTCTGTTCTTTAGGACTGACTCCCAAGGGGTTCTATCAATCAATCTCCCAGGCAGGCCGCAGTCTGCCCACCATCAGTGCcaggtgtcagttctgctgccccctccttcctcacccaaatagaaaatgctgccattcagtgtctctgtgcccaagatGGCCCCAACCACCACATCCcccaccagtcacagaatcacagaatggtttgtgttgggaggaaccttaaagaaCAGCTCGTTCCAACCTCCATCATGGGCacggacaccttccactagaccaagttgttCAGAGCCcgatccaacctggccttgaacaactgtcagggatggagcagccagaacttctctgagcaacctgtgccagggcctcaccacactcaccataaagaatttcttcctactgTCTCATCTAACCCTTTcctctatcagtgtgaagccatttccccttgtcctgtcactccaggctcATGTAAATAGTCTCTTCCCAACTTTCTTGTTGGCTCCCTttaggtcctggaaggccacaattaagTTACTCcggagccttcccttctccaggctgaacaatcccagttctctcagccttccctcatggcaaagcttcttcatccctctgatcatcttggtgcctcctctggacttgctccaaaagctccatgtcctt belongs to Pithys albifrons albifrons isolate INPA30051 chromosome 7, PitAlb_v1, whole genome shotgun sequence and includes:
- the LOC139674255 gene encoding olfactory receptor 14J1-like; its protein translation is MLNSSSISQFLLLPLADTRQLQLLHLWFFLGISLAALLGNGLIISAVACDHHLHTPMHFFLLNLSLTDLGCICTTVPKAMHNSLWDTTTISYMGCAAQLFFLFFLMGTEFSLLTIMCYDRYVAICKPLHYGTLLGSRACAHMAAAAWASGFLNALLHTANTFSLPLCQGNALSQFFCEIPQILKLSCSHSYLRELGLIVVSAFPFVGCFIFIVFSYVQIFRAVLRIPSEQGRHKAFSTCLPHLAVVSLFVSTAMFVYLKPPSISSPSLNLVVSILYAVIPPALNPLIYSLRNQELKDALRKMMTGCFSAARTCQFSSVQCSQ